Part of the Pseudomonas abietaniphila genome is shown below.
GTCTGCGCTTCGAGAACGGTCAGTTCGTCATGATCGGTCTGCAGCAGCCCAACGGGCGCCCGCTCATGCGTGCCTACTCCATCGCCAGCCCGAACTGGGAAGAGCATCTGGAGTTCTTCAGCATCAAGGTGCCGGACGGCCCGCTGACGTCGCAGCTGCAGCACCTCAAGGAAGGCGATGAGATCATCATCAGCAAAAAGCCTACGGGCACGCTGGTGCTGGATGACCTCAAGCCAGGTAAACACCTGTACCTGCTCAGCACCGGCACCGGTCTTGCTCCGTTCATGAGCGTGATTCAGGACCCGGAGACCTACGAGCGTTTCGAGAAGGTCATCCTGTGCCACGGTGTGCGTTACGTGAACGAGGTCGCCTACCGCGAGTTCATCACCGAGCACCTGCCACAGAACGAATTCTTCGGCGAAGCGCTGCGTGACAAGCTGATCTACTACCCGACCGTTACCCGCGAGCCGTTCGAAAACGAAGGCCGCCTGACCGACCTGATGCGCAGCGGCAAGCTGTTCAGCGACATCGGTCTGCCACCGATCAACCCGCAGGACGACCGCGCCATGCTGTGCGGTAGCCCAAGCATGCTCGACGAAACCAGCGAAGTGCTGAACAGCTTCGGTCTGACCGTTTCGCCACGCATGCGTGAGCCGGGCGATTACCTGATCGAGCGTGCGTTCGTCGAGAAGTGATCCTGACGCTGCAGGTGTTCCTGCCTGCAGAAGATTTTCCTGACTGAAGATATTCAGCGTTTGTTTACTGCAGCCCCTTCCCGAGCAAGCTCGGTCCCACAGGGTTTGCAGGTGGCTGGACATCGTGGCTTCACGCGAAGCCCTGTTGTGGGAGCGAGCTCGCTCGCGAAGAGGTCAGTGCGGGCGCTAGTGGTTTAGTGCCTGACAAAAAAACCGCCTGGAGGTCACGGACCAGGCGGTTTTTTTGTGGGCGATCGTCGGGTGTTGTGCAGCGGGATCAATCGGACGCGAGCACGACTTCCAGCACCCGAATCAGACCTGCTTGCGGATAATGCCAGCGGACGTCCAGATCCCAGAATTGCGCGCCGTACACCCGCTCTGGCGCAGGCACTTGATACGCGGGTCGTGGATCCTGGGCCAGACACTGATCGATCAGCTCAACCAGCGGCTCATCGAGGCGCAAGGCATGTTCACGGGCTTGAACGAGTGCTGCATCTGCCCACTGCACGGGAATCAGCGCTGGCGCGGCGGCAGCCATGTGATTGCTGGCATCGGCAACAACGTCGGCATAGGGCACGTAAGGCTTGATGTCCAGCACCGGTGTGCCGTCCAGCAGATCAATGCCTGACAGCCACAAGCGTCCGGCCTCGACCTTTTCAAGCTTCACCACCGATTGACCCATGCCGTTGGGCCGATGCGTGGCACGGGTGGCGAACACGCCCACCGACTGGTTACCCCCAAGACGAGGAGGGCGCACCTTCAGCCGGGGTTTGTCTTCCAGTGCTTGATGGAACAAAAACAGCAGCCAGACATGACTGACCTGTTCCAGTCCTTGTACGGCCTCACCCTGATCGAAAGGCGCCACCAGTTCGAGCACGCCACGGGCGGCCGGTGCCAGTTGTGGCTGGCGCGGAATGGCGAACTTCTCCTTGAAACAGGAGCGCACGAAACCGATGGGAGAGACGCTGTAGCTTGGGTTCATCGAGTCATCGACAGCAGTCAGCCGCGGACGCGCAACGTCAGCCCGCGCAGGAAATTACGCAGCAACTGATCGCCGCATGGGCGGTAGTTGTTGTGCCCGGCCTTGCGAAACAGGGCGCTCAGCTCAGGCTTGGAGACAGGGAATTCGGCGGCCTTGAGGATGGCGTGCATGTCATCTTCCTTCAGCTCGAAAGCGACGCGCAGCTTTTTCAGGACGATGTTGTTGGTCATCGGCAATTCGATAGGCAACGGGGGCCGTGATTCATCCTTGCCGCGCTTGAAGAACACCAGGCCGTCGAGAAAGTAGGCCATGACTTCGTCGCTGCAAGGCTCGAAACCTTCTTCTTCGTCTTTCTTCATGTAGGCCATGATCTGGGCCTTGGTCACGTCGAAGCCGCCCAGCTTGATGATATCCACCACCTTGCTGTCGCTGATATCGAGCATGTAGCGGATGCTACGCAGTACATCGTTGTTCATCATGATGCGTGAGTCCTGATCAATCGTGTGTGAGCGCGCGCGGGTGCTGCGCAGCGCTGGAAATTCGGGTTAGAACTTTTCTTTGTCGGTCATGTAGCGCCATTGGCCTTCCGGCACCTTGCCGATCGAGACACCGCCGACGCGGATCCGCCGGATCGACACGACTTTCACGCCGACCGCCTCGCACAGTTGCGCGATGACGCCGGGCTGCGGGTTCTTCATGGCAAAGCGCAGACGGGTTTCGTTCTGCCAGCTGGCTTTGACCTTGGGCAGTTCCTTACCCTTGTACATCAGGCCGTGGTTCAGGCGGTTGAGGCCGTGAGCAACCATTTCGCCGTCGATCTCGACCACGTATTCCTGTTCGATCTTGCTGCGGTCGTCGGTCAGCTTGCGCAGGATTTTCCAGTCCTGGCTGAACACCATCAGGCCGCTGGCATTGGCCTGCAGCGTGGAGATGGCTTCCAGGCGCAGGAAGTGGCCCTTGAGCGGACGCTTGCTGAAGCTGTGCTCAGCCGACAACGACTCGGGCGTAATCAGCGACAGGGCTTTGTCAGGGCTCATGCCGGCGGGCGCGTTGAACAGAATTGTCACGGCTTCAGGGGTGACGGCCTTGGCATCCGGGCTGAGGACGACGGTCTGGTTCTCGACCTTGAATTGCGGCTCGTCGACGACAACGCCGTCTACCGTGACCCAGCCGCCTTCGATGAACAGTTCGGCTTCGCGGCGCGAGCAGCCGACCTGCTCGATAAGGCGTTTGGAAAGGCGAATGGGGTCAGTCATGAGAAAAGCCGTAACAGAAGGGAAAGGCGCCTATTGTACCCGTGCAAGCACCGTTAATCGCGGCAACATTGAAAATGCTTCTTGAATGAGACTCCATCTGAAGGATTTTTCCCGGAGCGGCGTTAGTTCGCTCTCGATTCCCACTTTGTCTGGAGCTTTTTCATGACCAAATGGATACCCGCGCTGCTGATGGGCGTCAGCTTGCCTTTGCTGGCGGCGCAGTCGCCTTCCTATGGCCCACAGCTGGAAGGGTTTCAATACCCGTTTCCGGCGCAGAATTTCAGCTTCGAGTCCCAGGGTGCGCAGGTGCAGATGGGTTACATGGACGTCAAGCCCACCGGCACGCCGAACGGCAAAAGTGTGCTGATGCTGCATGGCAAAAACTTTTGCGGCGCGACCTGGGAGGGCAGCATCAAGGCGCTGACGGCGGCAGGCTATCGCGTGGTGGCGCCGGATCAGATTGGCTTCTGTCGTTCCAGTAAACCCGCTGACTACACCTATACATTTGAGCAGTTGGCGCAGAATACAAAGGCATTGCTGACCCGCTTGGGTATCGACCACGTCACTGTCGTCGGTCACTCTATGGGTGGCATGCTGGCGACGCGTTTCGCCCTGATGTACCCGGATCAGGTGGATCAACTGCTGTTGGTCAACCCGATCGGCCTTGAAGACTGGAAAGCCAAAGGCGTGCCCGATCGCAGCTTTGACGACTGGTACGCCCGTGAACTGAAGACCAGTGCCGAGAGCATCCGCAAGTATCAACAGTCGACGTATTACGCCAACGAGTGGCGACCGGAGTTCGATCATTGGGTCGACATGCAGGCCGGCATGTTCAACGGCAAGGGCAAGGAAGCGGTGGCCCGGGCGTCGGCGCAGACCTACGGGATGATCTTCAATCAGCCGGTGTTCTACGACTTCGAAAAGCTGAAGATGCCGACGGTGTTGTTCATCGGGCAGAAGGACAACACCGCCATCGCCAAGGACGCCGCGCCGGAGGCACTGCGCAAAACGCTGGGCAATTATCCCGAATTGGGCAAGGCGGTCGCCAAGCGCATTCCGCAGGCGACATTGATCGAGTTCGCCGGGTTGGGGCACGCGCCGCAGATTCAGGATCCGCAGCAGTTCAATAAGGTACTGCTGGAGAGCTTGAAGCGCTGAGCGAGTCGCTGATTTCTGCCTGACGCTCTGCACGAACAAAATGTAGCCGGCTTGCTGGCGAATGCTGTAGATCAGCCAGACATCAACGTGTCTGACTCAGCGCTTTCGCCAGCAAGCCGGCTCCACAGGTTAGATGTCGACCACAAATCATCGAAACGACGCAGTACCTGTAGGAGACGTCCGAGGTTACGAGGGCAGCGAAGGCGGTGTTTCAGTCACATCAATGGCGAATGACACACCCCATTCGTCGGAATGCCGCCCAGAGCAAGCTCGCTCCCACAGGCATTGCGCCAGCCGCGAATCGGGGTAACGCCGCAATATGTAAGGACAGGTCGGAGGTTACGAAGGTTTGGGGGTTGCCCCCCCAAACATAGAATCTCCTACAGGGCATGCGTTACGTTCAATGTTTTCGTTTCAACCGCATCCGCAACATCGGATACGGCCGTCCCAGACCGTCCACCTCAGAGCGGCCCACCTGCTCGAATCCCTGCTTCTCATAGAACCCCAACGCCTGCGGGTTCTGCTCGTTCACGTCGAGCTCGGTCACGCGGTAGTGTTCGATCGCGTAGTCCAGCAGCTTCTTGCCCAGCCCCATCCCGCGATAATCCGGTGCGATGAACAGCATCTCCAGTTTGCCGGGAGTGGTCCCGCCGAAACCGGTGATGTTCAAGTGCGAGTCACGGGTGCAGAACAGGTTCACCGAGTCCAGGTACTGGGTCTCCAGTAGGTTTCTGAGGAGCGTGATGTAGTTTTCCGGCAGGAAGTCATGGGTGGCGCGAACCGAGGCCTCCCACACGCGGGTCAGTTCGGGGTAATCGTGCTTCTTGGGCAGGTAAATGACCGAGTGGTGGGTCATGTTGCCTCTTCTCCTGTGTGTCGTTGTCCTGATGTGGAGACGATAGCCAGAAAAAACAAACCCCGCCGTTTGAGGGGCGGGGTTTGTGATGAAGCTTGACCGGATCAGCGCTTAGACCGGTTCGGCCCACAGGTCGTATTCGTCGGCATCGACCACGCGGCACATGACCTTGTCGCCAGGCTTGAGATCACGATCGCTTTCGACAAAGACGTTCCCGTCGATTTCCGGAGCATCGAAGAAGGAGCGGCCCACGAAGCCTTGCTCGTCGACTTCGTCGATCAGCACTTCGATTTCCTTGCCGATCTTCATCTGCAGGCGTGCGGCGCTGATGGCCTGCTGGTGCGCCATGAAGCGGTCCCAACGGTCCTGCTTTACATCGTCCGGCACGATCGGAGCGTCCAGCAGGTTGGCGGGCGCGCCTTCGACTGGCGAGTACTGGAAGCAACCCACGCGATCAAGCTGCGCTTCGGTCAGCCAGTCCAGCAGGTACTGGAAGTCTTCCTCGGTTTCGCCCGGGAA
Proteins encoded:
- a CDS encoding DUF1456 family protein; the protein is MMNNDVLRSIRYMLDISDSKVVDIIKLGGFDVTKAQIMAYMKKDEEEGFEPCSDEVMAYFLDGLVFFKRGKDESRPPLPIELPMTNNIVLKKLRVAFELKEDDMHAILKAAEFPVSKPELSALFRKAGHNNYRPCGDQLLRNFLRGLTLRVRG
- a CDS encoding GNAT family N-acetyltransferase encodes the protein MTHHSVIYLPKKHDYPELTRVWEASVRATHDFLPENYITLLRNLLETQYLDSVNLFCTRDSHLNITGFGGTTPGKLEMLFIAPDYRGMGLGKKLLDYAIEHYRVTELDVNEQNPQALGFYEKQGFEQVGRSEVDGLGRPYPMLRMRLKRKH
- a CDS encoding rRNA pseudouridine synthase, whose translation is MTDPIRLSKRLIEQVGCSRREAELFIEGGWVTVDGVVVDEPQFKVENQTVVLSPDAKAVTPEAVTILFNAPAGMSPDKALSLITPESLSAEHSFSKRPLKGHFLRLEAISTLQANASGLMVFSQDWKILRKLTDDRSKIEQEYVVEIDGEMVAHGLNRLNHGLMYKGKELPKVKASWQNETRLRFAMKNPQPGVIAQLCEAVGVKVVSIRRIRVGGVSIGKVPEGQWRYMTDKEKF
- a CDS encoding alpha/beta fold hydrolase, coding for MTKWIPALLMGVSLPLLAAQSPSYGPQLEGFQYPFPAQNFSFESQGAQVQMGYMDVKPTGTPNGKSVLMLHGKNFCGATWEGSIKALTAAGYRVVAPDQIGFCRSSKPADYTYTFEQLAQNTKALLTRLGIDHVTVVGHSMGGMLATRFALMYPDQVDQLLLVNPIGLEDWKAKGVPDRSFDDWYARELKTSAESIRKYQQSTYYANEWRPEFDHWVDMQAGMFNGKGKEAVARASAQTYGMIFNQPVFYDFEKLKMPTVLFIGQKDNTAIAKDAAPEALRKTLGNYPELGKAVAKRIPQATLIEFAGLGHAPQIQDPQQFNKVLLESLKR
- the tsaA gene encoding tRNA (N6-threonylcarbamoyladenosine(37)-N6)-methyltransferase TrmO; its protein translation is MNPSYSVSPIGFVRSCFKEKFAIPRQPQLAPAARGVLELVAPFDQGEAVQGLEQVSHVWLLFLFHQALEDKPRLKVRPPRLGGNQSVGVFATRATHRPNGMGQSVVKLEKVEAGRLWLSGIDLLDGTPVLDIKPYVPYADVVADASNHMAAAAPALIPVQWADAALVQAREHALRLDEPLVELIDQCLAQDPRPAYQVPAPERVYGAQFWDLDVRWHYPQAGLIRVLEVVLASD
- the fpr gene encoding ferredoxin-NADP reductase → MSNMNHERVLSVHHWNDTLFSFKCTRDPGLRFENGQFVMIGLQQPNGRPLMRAYSIASPNWEEHLEFFSIKVPDGPLTSQLQHLKEGDEIIISKKPTGTLVLDDLKPGKHLYLLSTGTGLAPFMSVIQDPETYERFEKVILCHGVRYVNEVAYREFITEHLPQNEFFGEALRDKLIYYPTVTREPFENEGRLTDLMRSGKLFSDIGLPPINPQDDRAMLCGSPSMLDETSEVLNSFGLTVSPRMREPGDYLIERAFVEK